From the Apteryx mantelli isolate bAptMan1 chromosome 29, bAptMan1.hap1, whole genome shotgun sequence genome, the window CGGCTGGGGACATGGCAGGGCCACGTCGGTGCTGTGTCAGTGCCACAGGCAGTGCCATGTCAGGGATGTGGTTGGGGACATGGCAGGGCCACGGTTGGGGACACGGCAGGGTCACGTCAGTGCTGTGTCAGTGCCATGGGCAGTGCCATGGTTGGGGACATGGTTGGGGACACGGTCAGGGACATGGCAGTGCCATGTCGGTGCCACAGTCAGGGATGTGGCAGTGCCATATCAGTGCCATGATCAGTGCCATGTCGGTGCCACGGTTGGGGACACAGCAGTGCCATGTCGGTGCCATGGTCAGTGCCATGTTGGTGCCACGGTTGGGGACACAGCAGTGCTGTGTCAGTGCCATGGGCAGTGCCATGTTGGGAACATGGTTGGGGACACGGCAGTGCCACGGTTGGGGATGTGGCAGGGCCACGTCAGTGCTGTGTCAGTGCCACGGGCAGTGCCGTGTTGGGGACGTGGTTGGGGACACGGCAGGGCCATGTCAGTGCTGTGTCAGTGCCATGGGCAGTGCCATGTCAGGGACATGGTCGGAGACACGGCAATGCTACGGCTGGGGACATGGCAGGGCCACGTCGGTGCTGTGTCAGTGCCGTGTCAGTGCCATGGTTGGGGACATGGTTGGGGACACGGTCAGGGACATGGCAGTGCCATGTCGGTGCCATGGTCAGTGCCAAGTTGGGGACATGGTTGGGGACACAGCAGAGCCATGTCGGTGCCGTGGTCAGTGCCATGTCAGTGCCATGGTTGGGGACACAGTTGGGGACACAGCAGTGCCATGTTGGTGCCATGGTCAGTGCCATGTCGGTGCCACGGTTGGGGACACAGCAGTGCCGTGTCGGTGCCATGGTCAGTGCCATGTCAGTGCTATGGTTGGGGACACGGCAGAGCCCTGTTGGTGACATGGTCAGTGCCATGTCGGTGCCACGGTTGGGGACACAGCAGTGCTGTGTCGGTGCCATGATCAGTGCCATGTCGGTGCCATGGTTGGGGACACAGTTGGGGACACAGCAGTGCCATGTCGGTGCCACGGTTGGGGACACGGCAGAGCCCTGTCGGTGCCACAGCTGGTGCCACGTGGGTGCCACCGCAGGCTATGCGGGTGCTGCGGGCAGCCCCCCGCGGGTGCCACGCCAGCGCCGCAGCGGTGCCACCCAGCCCACCCGTGGGCACGGCGGGGGCCCGTGGTGCGCGGGGACACCCACCGCCGCGGCCCTGGTGGCTTCTCCGACGGCTGCTACGTGGCTGCGCTCGCCGGCGACGAGGAAGCGCGACCGCTTGCCGTCTCGCCAGCGCCGCGGGGCCTTCGGCTTGGCCCGGCACCACCGTGGTGCCCGGCGCCGGCAGGGTGGGCAGGAgcgggcaggagcaggcaggagcgggcgctgctgccgccgTGGCCCCGGCATGGCGCTGTTTGCACAAGGGTTGTGTTGGGGCTTCCTCCTTCCCATCCCCCCTTTCCTGCCCCGGTGCGGGCAGGGCCGGAAGCCGCCGAGCCGGTGACGCTGtgccggggagcgcggggcccGGTGCTCCGTTCCCTGCCCTGCGGCTCCCCGGAGGTGCTCGCCCGGAGCCCAGCTATCCTGCTCTCTGTCTGGCCCCACCAGTCTGTCCATCCCGTCTTCTGtccatccttccttccatccACCCCTCCTTCCATCTACCCCTTCTTCCATCCACCCCttcttccatccttccttccatccatccttccttccatccatcctccttccatccatcctgCTTTCCATCCACTCCTCCTTccatccctttctccctccttccatccctctttccctccctccatccctccctcctctccccatccccatctTCTGTCCATCCACCCATCTCCATCCCTTCCTCCATCCTTCAGccctctctcccttcttccacCCAGTGAACCCTCTCCCATCtccatccctctctccctccattcatccctccctcctcccatctctccttccttccagccgtgcctccctcctttccccatccctccatctgtccttccctccctctctccttcatccctctcccatctctctccctccatccctctctccctccatccctccctcatccctctctccctccactCCCCTGCAGCCCAGGGAAGGGATGGGGTGCTGCCAGGAACTGGGACTGGGAACTGGGACTGGGAACCGGGAATGGGACCCGTTAACCATCTGCTTTCTCCCCCCCGCAGGGCGACCCACGGCCatggggccgggcagcggggcggcgggggcggcgggcggccgcggcagcGCTCCGGGCAGGCTGGCGTAGCCGCGGCGGGCACCGCGCCATGgagccggcgggcggccccgagcggagccgccgcccgccgcccggcatCCTGGCGGCGCAGGATGCCATCGTCTTCTCGGACGGAGCCGGAGacgccgggcgccgggagccagGCACCGAGGAACCGGCTCGGGGCGCTGACGTCTTCTGGGCCAGCCTCGTGCAAGCCCAGATGTGCGTGTGGGACCTGCAGGGAGCCATCGAGGGGCAGCCGGCGGCCGGTGGCATCTCGCACGAGCATCACGGCCACGTGCCGATGGCCGGGAGCATTCCGCACGAGCACCGAGGCGGCCTAGCCACGTATGAGAGCGGCTCGCACGAGCACCGAGGCCACGTGCCCATAGATGGGAGCGTCTTGCATGAACACCAAGGCCACATGCCCCCGGATGGGAGCTTCTCGCACGACTACGTGCCTGCGGGTGGGAGCATCTTGCATGAGTACGTGCCCACGGATGGGAGCATCTCGCACGACTATGTGCCTGCAGGTGGGAGCATCTCGCATGAAAACGTGTCCATGGATGGGAGCATCTCGCACGAGTTCGTGCCTGCAGAAGGGAGCATCTCACACGAACACGTGCTCATGGATGGGAGCATCTCTCACAAGCGCGTGCCCACGGATGGGAGCATCTCGCACGAGTTCGTGCCTGCAGAAGGGAGCATCTCACATGAACACGTGCTCGTGGATGGGAGCATCTTGCACAAGCTCGTGCCCACGGATGGGAGCATCTCGCATGAGTACGTGCCTGCGGATAGGAGCCCCTTGCACAAGCATGTGCCCACGGATGAGAGCATCTTGCACGTGGATGGGAGCCTCTTGCACGACTACGTGCCTGCAGAAGGGAGCGTCTTGCATGAGTTTGTGCCTACAGATGGGAGCATCTCGCACGACTACGTGCCCACGGATGGGACCATCTCGCACGAGTTCGTGCCTATAGAAGGGAGCATCTCGCACGACTACGTGCCCGCAGAAGGGAGCGTCTCGCACGAGTTCGTGTCTGCAGAAAGGAGCATCTCGCACGACTACGTGCCCACGGATGGGAGCATCTCGCGCGAGTTCATGCCTATAGAAGGGAACATCTCGCATGACTACCTGCTTGCAGAAAGGAGCATCTCACACGACTACGTGCCTGCAGAAAGGAGCATCTCGCATGACTACGTGCCCACGGATGGGAGCGTCTCGCACGAGTTCGTATCTGCGGAAAGGAGCATCTCGCACGACTACGTGCCCACGGATGGGACCATCTTGCATGAGTTTGTGCCCACGGATGGGAGCATCTCGCACGACTACGTGCCCACAGATGGGACCATCTTGCATGAGTTTGTGCCCACGGATGGGAGCATCTCGCACGACGACGTGCCCACGGACGGGAACCTCTCGCACGAGCGTCGGGACCACGAATCCGGAGAGGAGGATGAGGACGAAGAGGAGGACGGCGGCTCGTCCTCCCGGGAGGAGGACGCCGAGGAGGACGAGGAagacctggaggaggaagagcgcCACTTCTACACCAACCCCCTCTTCCGGGGCCTGGCGCCGGGGGGCTCGGCCGGCGgatgccccccgccgccccggtaCCCCGTGCCCGTGTACAAGCCGCACGGTGCCGCCTTGGAGCCGCTGCTGATCACGGAGCAGGACATCGCGGGCGCTTGTGCCATGGGGGGCACCGAGGAGGTactgggggtgcaatgggggggagGACGGGTCCCCCACCCTGGGGTGGGGGGCGCCCGGCTCCCGTTGCGCCCACCCAAAACCTCTCTTCCCGGCAGgacgcggcggcgcggagcgacGGTGCCGGCACTGCGGAGCGGGGTGAGTGCGGGGACCCCCCCACTTTGCGGGTGACCCCtcactgcggggggggggcatttgggggACGATGCTGAccggggacacccccccccccttctccaccGTGTCTTCTCCCTCCAGGATCTCCCGGCTCCCCAGGCCTGGCGCTCTCCGACCCCccggatctgcccctggaaaggGGGTATggggctccccccagccccctggATCTGCCCCCAGGCCTGGGGTATccgggcccccccagcccccaggccCCCCTAGATTTGCCCCAGGGAGGGGGGTAccgggccccccccagccccttggatctgccccccaggcccccaaccccccccGAGCTGCCCCTGGGAGGGGGGTACCGGGCCCACCCCAGCCCCCCGGATCTGCCCCTGCAAAGGGGCGACTGGGACCCCCCGGCCCCCCTAGATCTGCCCCAGGGAGGGGGGTCCcaggtgccccccagccccccgatCCCCCTGGATCTGCCCCAGGGACGAGGGTACCAACCACCCCCGATCCCCCTGGATCTGCCCCCGGGAGGGGGATCCCAGGCCCCCCAATGCCTCCCGATCCCCCCGGATCTGCCCCAGGGACGAGGGTACCAACCACCCCCGATCCCCCTGGATCTGCCCCCGGGAGGGGGATCCCAGGCCCCCCAATGCCTCCCGATCCCCCCGGATCTGCCCCCAGGAGGAGGGTACCAGCCCCCCCCGATCCCCCTGGATCTGCCCCCGGGAGGGGGGTCCCAGGCGCCCCTGATCCCCCTGGATTTCCCTCCGGGAGGGGGGTCCCaggcgccccccagccccccgaTCCCCCTGGATCTGCCCCCGGGAGGGGGGTCCCAGGCGCCCCTGATCCCCCTGGATTTCCCTCCGGGAGGGGGGTCCCaggcgccccccagccccccgaTCCCCCCAGATCTGCCCCCGGGAGGGGGGTcccaggccccccccacccctctggaTCTGCCCCCAGGGGAAGggtcccagcccccccccagcgccccgaGCACCCCAGACCTGCCCCTGGCAGGGGGCTCCCGGCCCCCCCCGTTCCCCCTGGATTTGCCCCCCGCAGCGGGGTCCCAgccccccccaacctcccccagcaccccagaTCCGAGCTCCtggcccccccgcagccccccgacCCCCTTGGAGCTGCCCCAGGGAGGGCACCCGGGGTCCCCCTCGAGCCCCCCGGCCCTGGGGCTGCCTCCCCGGGCTCCCCGGGGGGCgtcgggggccggggggggccggggggggccggggagcaGCTGCCGCTGGCCGCGGGCCTCCGCGGGCGCTTCCTGCGCGCGGGGGGAAGTGGCGCAGGCCCCCGCGGCCCGTCACGCCGCCGTCACCGCCGCCgtgtcaccgccgccgccgccgccgccgcgccgccccatgGAGGAGCTGCCCCCCGAAACGGGCGACGAGCCCCCGCCGGACCCCCCCGGCGGCACCCACGGGTGAGGGCgaccgacgccgccgccgccgggccggggccacgTGGCTGCCGGCTTCGCTCCCCCCCAACCTCCGCTCCGCTTCCGGCCCCCCGAATCCCATCCGGCCCTCCCGGCCTCCGTGTGTccgtctgtcccccccccccaaatccctggcCCCCCTGACCCTGTGTTCGTCCGTTCGATCCCACAAAGTCCTGTCTGACCCCCCCCGACCCCTGTCCGTCCCCTTGGACCCCCTGTCTGTCCCCCAGACCCCCCGTCTGTCCGTCCATCTGTCCCCCCAACCCCTACTCATCCCCCCAGAACCCCCGTGTGTCCGTCTGTCCCCCCGACCCTGCGTTTGTCCATTCGATCCCACAAAGCCCTGTCTGACCCCCCTGCCCTGACCCCCATTTTGCCGTTCCCCCCCCAACCCTCTGTCCATCCCCCCAGACCGCTTGTCTGTCCGTCCAACCCCCCGAATCCCAGTCATCCCCCCAACCACCCCCATTTGTCCGTCTGTCCCCCTAGACCCCCCCGTCCATCCTCCCAGACCCCCATCTGGCCCCCCTCCAGACACCCCATCCGCTCCCCCCAGAGCCCGTCTGTCTGTCCGCCCTCCCAGACCCCTGTCTGTCCCCCCAAACCTCCGTCTGCCCCCCCTCAGACCCCATCCGTccccccccagaccctgtctgtccatccatccccCCGAGTCCCATCTATCTGTCCATCCCAAACCCTGTCCATCCCCTCCGTCCCTGTCTGTCCATccggcccccccaaaccccatctGTCCGCCCATTCTCCCAACCCCCCCGTTCACCCCCCCAGACCTCCTTctacccccccccagacccccttctgcccccccaaacccccccgtcCGCCCCCCAAAGCCCCTCCTGGAGCCCTGCCCGCGCgcagggggcagagttaaggggattttcgCCCACTCCTcccttgcacccccccccccccaggtgcccgCCAGACCCCCCCGGGCAGGCGGCCGAGGCCGAACCGGCGCCGGCGGCGCTGGCTAACGGCGGCCACGGGCAACGGGCCGAGGCGCAGCGCTTGGCCGCCCGCCTCTTCCACCTGGACGGCTTCAAGAGGTCCCAGGTGGCCTCCTTCCTCCGGAAGAAGTAAGGAGCCGGCGGGGAGGGAATAACGCGGGCTCCGGGAAGGGGGCTTTCAGCAGGGTCCAGGGAGGCCGGagccacccccccctccccccgaccCCCGGCCCCGCTGAGCCCTGCGCCGTGTCCCCCAGCAACGACTTCAGCGGCTTGGTGGCCCAGGAGTACCTGGCCTTCTTCCAGTTCGGCGGCCAGACGCTGGTCCGGGCGCTCAGGTGCTGCCCTTGGGGGCTAAAGTCGGGTTTAGGGGGTCTGCTGGGATCTGGGGGGAGCAGATTTGGGGTTCAGCAGGGTCCGGGGAGGCGGATTTGGGGTCTGTTGGGGTCTTTTGGGGTCTAAGGGGTGCAGCTTTGGGGTCCAGCGGGGTTTGGGGAGGTGGATTTGGGGTCTTTGGGGGTGTGTTGGGGTCTAAGGGGTACAGATTTGGGGTCTGTTGGGGTCCGGGGAGATGGATTTGGGGTCTGCGGGGTCCGTTGGGGTCTTCAGGGTGCAGATTTGGGGTCCAGCGGGGTTTGGGGCAGCGGATTTGGGGTCTTTGGGTGTCTGTTGGGGTCTAAGGGGTGCAACTTTGGGGTCTTTGGGGATCCGTGGAGGCAGATTTGGGGTCTTTGGGGGTGTGTTGGGGTCTAAGGGGTGCAGATTTGGAGTCTGTTGGGGTCCAGGGAGGTGGATTTGGGGTCTTCGGGGGTCCGTTGGGGTCTAAGGGGTGCAGATTTGGGGTCCAGCAGGGTCCAGGGAGGTGGATTTGGGGTCTTTGGGGATCCGTTGGGGTCTAAGGGGTGCAGATTTGGGGTCTTTGGGTGTCCGTGGAGGCAGATTTGGGGTCTTTGGGGTGTGTTGGGGTCTAAGGGGTGCAGCTTGGGGCTCTTTGGGTgacggcgccgcgtcccgctcCAGGTCCTTCCTGCAGGCCTTGGTGCTGACGGGCGAGACTCAGGAGCGCGAGCGCATCCTGGGCCACTTCTCGCGCCGCTACCACCGCTGCAACCCCGACACCTTCCCCTCGCCGGGTGAGAGGCGTTTCGGGgaccccccccctcacccccccccccgccccagctccGGACCCCgcgctgtgcctcagtttccccagtcgCTCCCCACCGTGCCAAACTGGGGCTGGCTCCGGGGCAGAgcgaccccccccgccccccgacCGTGGGGTATGGGAACGTTGGGTGAAGGACACCGGTTGTCCTGCCCGCTGGGGACCCCCCTCGCTGACtgtcccccctgtgtccccccctccAAGATGCCGTGCACTCCCTCACGTGCGCCATCATGCTGCTGAACACGGACCTGCACGGGCAGGTAAGGAGAAGGGGAACgagggccagggctgggggagggggacaCAGGGTGACACTGGTGGGGGGGACAgacccgtccctgtccccgcgCCCACGGTGGCATCCCGGCTCTCCGCAGAACCTCGGCCGCGCCATGACCAGCGCCGAATTCGTGGCCAACCTCAGCGGCATGATGGACGGGCAGAACTTCCCCAAGGAGCAGCTCAAGGtagcggagggcggcggcggttGGGGGGGAGCATCCCGCCTCCGGATGCCCCCCCGGGTGGCCGCTCCGAGGGTGACACCGGCTCCCCGTGACCCCCCCGTCCTCTCCCCGCAGGCCCTCTACAACTCCATCCGCAGCGAGAAGCTGGAGTGGGCAGCGTAAGTCGGGGCCGGTTgcgccggggcgaggggggccgcGTGCTGTCACCGCCACCGCGGGCGCCCCGTGACGCCGGCCTCCCCGtagggacgaggaggaggaggaggaggaagaggaggccgagGGCACCCTGCGGCATCGCCTGGCGCCCGCTTCGGCCAGCCGGAAAAAAAGCAACCCCTTCGTCGAGCTGCCCCGCGACGCCGACGCCGCCACGTACCGCCAGGGCTTGCTGGCCCGCAAGGTCCACGCTGAGGCCGACGGCAAGAAAAGTGggtgccgccgcggccgggggaggTCCCAGCGTGGGACGTTCACCTCCATCGCTCACCTCCGTCCTCTTTTTCCAGCGCCGTGGGGCAAGAGAGGCTGGAAGACCTTCCACACCGTGCTGAAGGGGATGGTGCTGTATTTCCTCAAGGTAGGAGGCTGCGCCGTGGCGTGGGGGGGCACGAGCCGGCCCGAACGGGTGGCGGAAGACCTCGGGGGCCCCCCCGTTTCTCTCGCCACGCAGGATGAGAGCCGGCCGGACGCGCCGGGCGCCGAGGAACCGCTGGGCGTCCACCACGCTCTGGCCGAGCGGGCCAGCAAGTACACCAAGCGCCCCAACGTCTT encodes:
- the LOC106491484 gene encoding uncharacterized protein is translated as MEPAGGPERSRRPPPGILAAQDAIVFSDGAGDAGRREPGTEEPARGADVFWASLVQAQMCVWDLQGAIEGQPAAGGISHEHHGHVPMAGSIPHEHRGGLATYESGSHEHRGHVPIDGSVLHEHQGHMPPDGSFSHDYVPAGGSILHEYVPTDGSISHDYVPAGGSISHENVSMDGSISHEFVPAEGSISHEHVLMDGSISHKRVPTDGSISHEFVPAEGSISHEHVLVDGSILHKLVPTDGSISHEYVPADRSPLHKHVPTDESILHVDGSLLHDYVPAEGSVLHEFVPTDGSISHDYVPTDGTISHEFVPIEGSISHDYVPAEGSVSHEFVSAERSISHDYVPTDGSISREFMPIEGNISHDYLLAERSISHDYVPAERSISHDYVPTDGSVSHEFVSAERSISHDYVPTDGTILHEFVPTDGSISHDYVPTDGTILHEFVPTDGSISHDDVPTDGNLSHERRDHESGEEDEDEEEDGGSSSREEDAEEDEEDLEEEERHFYTNPLFRGLAPGGSAGGCPPPPRYPVPVYKPHGAALEPLLITEQDIAGACAMGGTEEDAAARSDGAGTAERGSPGSPGLALSDPPDLPLERGYGAPPSPLDLPPGLGYPGPPSPQAPLDLPQGGGYRAPPSPLDLPPRPPTPPELPLGGGDEGTNHPRSPWICPREGDPRPPNASRSPRICPRDEGTNHPRSPWICPREGDPRPPNASRSPRICPQEEGTSPPRSPWICPREGGPRRP
- the LOC106486885 gene encoding PH and SEC7 domain-containing protein 4-like, which gives rise to MEELPPETGDEPPPDPPGGTHGCPPDPPGQAAEAEPAPAALANGGHGQRAEAQRLAARLFHLDGFKRSQVASFLRKNNDFSGLVAQEYLAFFQFGGQTLVRALRSFLQALVLTGETQERERILGHFSRRYHRCNPDTFPSPDAVHSLTCAIMLLNTDLHGQNLGRAMTSAEFVANLSGMMDGQNFPKEQLKALYNSIRSEKLEWAADEEEEEEEEEAEGTLRHRLAPASASRKKSNPFVELPRDADAATYRQGLLARKVHAEADGKKTPWGKRGWKTFHTVLKGMVLYFLKDESRPDAPGAEEPLGVHHALAERASKYTKRPNVFRLQTADWRVFLFQAPSAEEMSSWISRINLVAALFSSPPFPAAVSSQRRFIRPILPAAPSRSAPEEQHRSHETCMDQFAAELFEHQRNLPDKRGRARDLDEYRAKKEYLLYEKRRYETYVQLLETWIGAGARDLDGWEAHVGPVETPPEPSGLTKAHSSPSLAPETPPAGVRVKRNISERRTVRKIVPKRNKNLL